In the Chlorobium limicola DSM 245 genome, one interval contains:
- the mdh gene encoding malate dehydrogenase — translation MKITVIGAGNVGATASLRIAEKQLAKEVVLIDIVEGIPQGKALDMYESGPVALFDTCIYGSNDYKDSENSDIVLITAGLARKPGMTREDLLMKNTAIIKEVTEQVMRYSKNPIIIMVSNPLDVMTYVAHTISGLAKERVIGMAGVLDTARFRSFIAEELNVSMQDINAFVLGGHGDSMVPIVKYTSIAGIPITELLPKEKIDAIVERTRNGGIEIVNHLKTGSAYYAPAASAVEMIEAIVKDRKRILPCTTMLNGQFGIDGVFCGVPVKLGKNGIEQILEINLSEYELEALQKSAALVEENCNSLQAVLS, via the coding sequence ATGAAAATAACCGTTATCGGAGCCGGAAATGTCGGCGCCACAGCCTCTCTTCGCATTGCGGAAAAACAACTGGCCAAAGAGGTCGTACTGATTGATATCGTCGAAGGGATTCCGCAAGGCAAAGCTCTTGACATGTATGAATCGGGACCTGTCGCACTTTTCGATACCTGCATTTATGGATCAAATGATTATAAAGACTCTGAAAACTCCGACATTGTCCTGATTACTGCCGGCCTGGCAAGAAAACCCGGCATGACCAGAGAAGACCTTCTGATGAAAAACACCGCTATCATCAAAGAGGTCACTGAACAGGTCATGAGGTATTCGAAAAACCCGATCATCATCATGGTATCGAATCCCCTCGATGTCATGACCTATGTCGCCCACACCATCAGCGGACTTGCAAAAGAACGGGTTATCGGTATGGCCGGCGTTCTCGATACAGCACGGTTCAGAAGCTTCATTGCCGAAGAACTGAACGTCTCCATGCAGGATATCAACGCATTTGTACTCGGGGGACACGGTGACTCCATGGTACCGATAGTCAAATACACCAGTATAGCAGGAATTCCGATCACCGAGCTGCTGCCGAAAGAAAAAATAGACGCTATTGTCGAACGCACAAGAAATGGCGGCATTGAAATCGTCAATCATCTGAAAACAGGCTCGGCCTATTACGCGCCTGCAGCTTCAGCAGTTGAAATGATTGAAGCCATCGTTAAAGATCGCAAACGCATTCTCCCCTGTACAACTATGCTGAACGGCCAGTTCGGTATCGACGGAGTGTTCTGCGGCGTTCCGGTCAAACTTGGCAAAAACGGTATTGAACAGATTCTTGAAATCAATCTTTCAGAATATGAACTTGAAGCACTTCAGAAATCCGCAGCTTTAGTTGAGGAAAACTGCAATAGCCTTCAGGCTGTTCTCTCCTGA
- a CDS encoding agmatine deiminase family protein — MLTNRYTMPPEWAPHKATWLSWPHKLESWPGKFEPVPFVFAEIAAWLSTSEEVHINVLDDDMAGNARELIGADPHAEAVMDRIFFHCIPTNDAWCRDHGPNYVFLHEDERMEKVIVNWEYNAWGGKYEPYDDDNAVPERVGTLQRLRVVSTGMVLEGGAIDVNGKGLLLTTEACLLNPNRNPEMSRPEIEGELLKYLGARKVIWLGEGIAGDDTDGHVDDMSRFVNERTVVTAVEDDPEDENYFPLKENYERLKKCTDLEGRPLQIIRLPMPEPVYFEGERLPASYANFYIANSVVLVPIYRSSRDRIALDLLQECFPDRKVVGIDCSDLIWGLGAIHCITHEEPLRSY; from the coding sequence ATGTTAACAAACCGATACACCATGCCTCCCGAATGGGCCCCCCATAAGGCAACCTGGCTTTCATGGCCGCACAAGCTCGAGTCCTGGCCTGGAAAATTCGAACCTGTTCCTTTTGTCTTTGCGGAAATTGCCGCATGGCTGAGCACCTCGGAGGAGGTACACATCAATGTGCTTGACGACGACATGGCCGGCAATGCGCGTGAGCTTATCGGCGCCGATCCGCACGCAGAGGCTGTGATGGATCGGATATTTTTTCATTGTATTCCCACCAATGACGCATGGTGTCGGGATCATGGGCCGAACTACGTTTTTCTGCATGAAGACGAGCGCATGGAGAAGGTTATCGTAAACTGGGAGTATAATGCCTGGGGAGGCAAGTATGAGCCTTATGACGACGATAATGCTGTGCCTGAAAGAGTTGGAACCCTTCAGCGTCTTCGGGTTGTCTCAACCGGAATGGTGCTTGAAGGCGGGGCCATCGACGTTAACGGGAAAGGGCTTCTCCTGACAACGGAGGCATGTCTGCTCAATCCTAACCGCAACCCTGAAATGAGCCGTCCTGAGATTGAAGGCGAGCTTCTGAAATATCTTGGAGCCAGGAAGGTTATCTGGCTTGGAGAGGGAATCGCCGGTGACGATACCGATGGTCATGTTGACGACATGTCGCGTTTCGTCAATGAAAGAACGGTAGTAACCGCGGTAGAGGATGATCCTGAGGATGAGAATTATTTTCCTCTGAAGGAGAATTATGAGCGATTGAAGAAGTGCACTGATCTTGAAGGTCGTCCGTTGCAGATAATCAGACTTCCTATGCCCGAACCGGTTTATTTTGAAGGTGAACGGCTGCCGGCAAGTTACGCTAATTTCTATATAGCCAATTCAGTTGTGCTGGTGCCCATCTACCGTTCTTCGAGAGATCGCATTGCTCTCGATCTGCTTCAGGAGTGTTTTCCCGACAGGAAGGTTGTTGGTATTGACTGTTCCGATCTGATCTGGGGTCTTGGAGCTATTCACTGTATTACACACGAAGAGCCGTTGAGGAGTTATTGA
- a CDS encoding M48 family metallopeptidase gives MNVFGVVILLTLFVTFFMKVAADILNLRASTGDLPIEFQGVYEPGAYRKSQEYLKTTTWFSLVTSLFDLLLLLVFWFSGSFDLLDRFFRGFGLGEVPTGLLYIGSLLFLQVIAGLPFTLYRTFVIEERFGFNKMSPVVFVGDMLKSFLLAVLLGAPALALLLWFFGYAETSAWLWAWGAFMLISLVLQYVAPTWIMPLFNRFEPLGEGELKTAILQYAKTTGFPLAGIFVIDGSKRSSKANAFFTGFGHRKRIALFDTLIANHTVDELVAVLAHETGHFKKRHVLINMMLSMINLGIIFFLLSMLMQNRMLFDVFFMTDVSVYGSMVFFMLLYSPAEFLLSIFLQMLSRKHEYEADAYAVSTYSNGVALADALKKLSCSNLSNLTPHPFYVFLNYSHPPVCDRIRRIRQLSGNGISSPN, from the coding sequence ATGAATGTTTTCGGTGTCGTTATTCTGTTGACGCTTTTTGTGACATTTTTCATGAAAGTTGCCGCAGATATTCTCAATCTCAGGGCGTCGACGGGGGATCTTCCCATAGAGTTTCAAGGCGTCTATGAACCGGGGGCCTATCGTAAATCTCAGGAGTACCTGAAAACAACCACATGGTTTTCGCTTGTCACCTCTCTTTTTGATCTTCTGCTGCTTCTTGTTTTCTGGTTTTCCGGCTCGTTTGATCTGCTTGACCGGTTTTTCAGGGGGTTCGGGTTAGGTGAGGTGCCGACCGGGCTGCTTTATATAGGTTCGCTTCTTTTCCTGCAGGTTATTGCAGGGCTCCCATTCACGCTTTATCGTACCTTTGTCATCGAAGAGCGATTCGGGTTCAATAAGATGTCTCCGGTGGTGTTTGTCGGCGATATGCTCAAATCATTTCTGCTTGCCGTGCTACTCGGAGCCCCCGCACTTGCGCTTCTTCTCTGGTTTTTCGGGTATGCCGAAACGTCTGCATGGCTGTGGGCATGGGGCGCTTTTATGCTTATCAGTCTCGTGCTGCAGTATGTTGCGCCAACCTGGATTATGCCGCTTTTCAACCGCTTCGAGCCCCTCGGGGAGGGTGAACTGAAAACTGCTATTCTGCAGTATGCCAAAACCACAGGGTTCCCTCTCGCTGGAATTTTTGTCATCGATGGTTCGAAGCGCTCTTCAAAAGCCAACGCTTTCTTTACCGGGTTCGGACACCGCAAGAGAATAGCCCTTTTCGATACCCTGATAGCCAATCATACTGTTGATGAACTGGTTGCCGTCCTTGCTCACGAAACAGGGCATTTCAAGAAAAGGCACGTGTTGATCAATATGATGCTCAGCATGATCAATCTCGGTATTATTTTTTTTCTGCTTTCGATGTTAATGCAAAACCGCATGCTTTTCGATGTGTTTTTCATGACCGATGTGTCAGTGTATGGCAGTATGGTATTTTTTATGCTGCTCTATTCTCCCGCTGAATTTCTGCTTTCGATTTTTCTTCAAATGCTCTCGCGCAAGCATGAGTACGAAGCTGATGCCTATGCAGTTTCAACATATTCAAACGGGGTGGCGCTTGCCGATGCATTGAAAAAACTTTCGTGCAGTAATCTTTCGAATCTTACTCCCCATCCGTTTTACGTTTTTCTCAATTATTCCCATCCGCCGGTATGTGACCGTATTCGAAGAATACGACAGTTGTCGGGAAACGGGATATCATCACCGAACTGA
- a CDS encoding carbon-nitrogen hydrolase — translation MSQETVSIALVQTSCGEKPADNLEKACQKIREAVAKGAKIVCLQELFTTLYFCQTEDYEPFGHAEAIPGPSTDCLQELARELDVVIVASLFEKRARGLYHNTAAVIDADGRYLGKYRKMHIPDDPGFYEKFYFTPGDLGYRVFDTRYARIGVLICWDQWYPEAARLVALRGAEILFYPTAIGWAASECSEEVRIAQQQAWKTMQQSHAIANGVFVAAANRVGIEGELEFWGNSFVSDPFGQVIAEAAHQDEAVLMASCDRSRIGFYRAHWPFLRDRRIETYGELQKRFIEE, via the coding sequence ATGAGCCAAGAAACAGTTTCCATTGCGCTTGTTCAGACTTCATGCGGGGAAAAGCCTGCCGATAATCTTGAAAAAGCCTGTCAGAAAATCAGGGAGGCTGTCGCCAAAGGGGCAAAGATCGTCTGTCTGCAGGAGCTGTTTACAACACTCTATTTCTGTCAGACGGAGGATTATGAGCCATTCGGGCATGCAGAAGCCATACCAGGCCCATCTACGGATTGCCTGCAGGAGCTTGCCCGTGAACTTGATGTGGTGATTGTGGCTTCGCTGTTCGAGAAACGGGCAAGAGGTCTCTATCACAATACCGCAGCGGTTATTGACGCTGATGGACGTTATCTGGGAAAATACAGGAAGATGCATATACCTGACGATCCCGGTTTTTATGAAAAATTTTATTTCACGCCCGGAGATCTCGGCTACAGGGTGTTCGATACCCGTTATGCGCGCATCGGCGTATTGATCTGCTGGGATCAGTGGTATCCGGAAGCGGCAAGACTTGTCGCCTTGCGGGGTGCTGAAATTCTATTCTATCCCACAGCTATCGGATGGGCTGCTTCAGAGTGTTCCGAGGAGGTTCGAATCGCACAGCAGCAGGCCTGGAAAACCATGCAGCAGAGTCATGCGATTGCAAATGGGGTTTTCGTTGCGGCCGCCAACCGCGTAGGGATCGAGGGAGAGCTTGAGTTCTGGGGAAACAGTTTTGTGAGCGATCCCTTCGGCCAGGTTATAGCCGAAGCTGCACATCAGGACGAAGCTGTTCTCATGGCCAGCTGTGACCGCAGCAGGATCGGTTTTTACCGTGCTCACTGGCCGTTTCTTCGCGATCGTCGCATCGAGACCTATGGGGAGCTGCAGAAACGGTTTATCGAGGAGTGA
- a CDS encoding 1,4-dihydroxy-2-naphthoate polyprenyltransferase, protein MSSDPSSVNASRVTAFQAWMLAIRPKTLPAGAVPVILGSAIAAADGRFSFLPAFVALVCALGIQVATNFINEIYDFRKGADTAERLGPTRTVAAGIISEKKMITVSITLLSLVFLLGMYLVYTAGWPILLIGLLSMLFAWAYTGGPYPIAYSGLGDLFVFVFFGLVAVGGTYYVQALDLSFPVFLAAAAPGAFSVNILLVNNIRDIATDRTVGKMTLPARIGGSGARSLYVVLTAVAYLVPLLVWLNGYSVWVLLSLFSLPLAISLIGKLYRSEGRELNAVLAGTGKVMTVHGLLFSAGLLL, encoded by the coding sequence ATGAGCAGTGATCCTTCATCAGTGAACGCTTCGAGGGTTACCGCTTTTCAGGCATGGATGCTTGCCATAAGGCCGAAAACGCTTCCTGCCGGTGCGGTTCCGGTTATTCTTGGTTCCGCCATAGCTGCTGCCGACGGCAGATTCTCTTTTCTGCCGGCTTTTGTCGCGCTTGTCTGTGCTCTCGGTATTCAGGTCGCGACGAATTTCATCAATGAAATCTACGATTTCCGAAAGGGCGCAGATACTGCGGAAAGGCTTGGTCCCACAAGAACCGTCGCTGCCGGTATAATCAGTGAAAAGAAGATGATAACAGTTTCGATAACCCTCCTTTCGCTTGTTTTTCTGCTCGGCATGTACCTTGTGTATACTGCCGGCTGGCCGATTCTTCTGATCGGTCTTCTGTCTATGCTTTTTGCGTGGGCCTATACGGGCGGCCCATATCCCATTGCCTATTCAGGTCTCGGCGATCTCTTCGTTTTTGTGTTTTTCGGCCTGGTTGCTGTTGGTGGGACCTATTATGTGCAGGCGCTTGATCTTTCCTTTCCTGTTTTCCTCGCGGCAGCGGCTCCGGGAGCTTTTTCCGTGAATATTCTGCTGGTCAACAATATCCGAGATATTGCAACCGACAGAACGGTCGGCAAGATGACACTTCCTGCTCGCATCGGCGGGTCCGGTGCAAGGTCACTCTATGTCGTGCTTACCGCAGTAGCCTATCTTGTTCCCTTGCTGGTGTGGCTCAATGGTTACTCCGTCTGGGTATTGCTTTCACTTTTTTCTCTTCCGCTTGCCATAAGCCTGATCGGGAAGCTTTACCGTTCGGAGGGAAGGGAGCTTAACGCAGTGCTTGCGGGAACAGGCAAAGTGATGACCGTTCATGGCCTCCTGTTTTCAGCAGGGCTTCTTTTATAA
- a CDS encoding NAD(P)/FAD-dependent oxidoreductase gives MTLNKVYYSGGEEIRDLTIVGGGPTGIFAAFQCGMNNITSRIIESMPQLGGQLAALYPEKHIYDVAGFHEVPAAGLVDSLWKQAERYHPEINLGEAVTRYRKLDDGSFETTTKSGKVFLSRALLLAAGLGAFTPRTLPQLGCVDHLEGRSIFYAVKNIRDFAGKKVVIVGGGDSALDWAVGLLDAAEHVTLVHRMHEFQGHGKTAREVDEARDKGVIDVYMDTEVTAIETAEGGMKNVTLLRKNGASVVLEADRLLILIGFRSNLGPLAEWDLELVDNALVVDSHMKTSVDGLYAAGDIAWYPGKLKIIQTGLSDAAMAVRHSLNYIRPGEKIRHTFSSVKMAKQKKNEQ, from the coding sequence ATGACACTCAATAAAGTCTATTACAGCGGCGGTGAAGAGATACGGGATCTGACCATTGTCGGCGGAGGTCCCACAGGAATTTTTGCGGCTTTTCAGTGCGGCATGAACAATATCACCAGCCGTATCATCGAGAGTATGCCGCAGCTTGGAGGTCAGCTTGCCGCGCTCTATCCGGAGAAGCATATTTATGATGTCGCCGGTTTTCACGAGGTTCCTGCCGCAGGCCTTGTAGACAGCCTCTGGAAGCAGGCCGAACGGTATCATCCGGAGATCAATCTTGGCGAAGCGGTAACAAGGTACCGCAAACTCGATGACGGTTCGTTTGAAACAACCACCAAGTCTGGCAAAGTGTTTTTGTCGCGTGCGCTGCTGCTTGCTGCCGGTCTTGGCGCCTTTACCCCAAGGACGCTGCCGCAACTTGGTTGTGTCGATCATCTTGAAGGGAGGTCGATCTTTTATGCGGTTAAAAATATCAGAGATTTTGCGGGCAAGAAGGTGGTTATTGTCGGCGGAGGGGATTCAGCTCTCGATTGGGCGGTAGGATTGCTCGATGCCGCGGAGCATGTGACGCTTGTGCACCGTATGCATGAGTTCCAGGGACATGGCAAGACTGCGCGCGAAGTTGATGAAGCCAGAGATAAGGGGGTGATTGATGTTTATATGGATACGGAGGTCACGGCAATCGAGACCGCAGAGGGGGGGATGAAAAACGTGACACTTCTTCGCAAGAACGGAGCATCTGTCGTGCTTGAGGCAGACCGCTTGCTTATTCTGATCGGGTTCAGGTCGAATCTCGGGCCGCTTGCCGAGTGGGATCTCGAGCTTGTCGATAATGCACTGGTGGTTGACAGCCACATGAAGACCTCGGTTGATGGCCTTTACGCAGCCGGGGATATCGCCTGGTATCCGGGAAAGCTGAAGATCATTCAGACCGGACTGAGTGATGCCGCAATGGCAGTCAGGCACAGCCTAAATTATATCAGGCCGGGAGAGAAGATCAGGCATACCTTCAGCAGCGTTAAAATGGCAAAGCAGAAAAAAAATGAGCAGTGA